The Armatimonadota bacterium genome includes the window TATGGAACACGAGTGATCTGGTCGCGGCGGCGTCGGCCGACGGCGGATGGTATCTGCACGTACAGGGGCTGAATGCGCAGGGCGATGCGAACGGGACGCTCGCGCTCGGGCCGTACAACTTCGACGGGACTCCGCCGGAGAACCCGACGTCGGCGGTCGAGGTCGGCGGGGCCGCGGACGGCGAGTGGCAGTCGCTGGTATCCGACCCGTCGTTCACGTGGAGCGGCGCATCGGACGCGCTCTCGGGAATCGGCGGGTACTACGTGTACTTCGGCGAGGCCGACGACGGCACGTCGGAGAATCAGGTGACCGCGGCGGCGTACGATCCCCCAGCGGCAGACACCGGGACTTACTACCTGAGGGTCTGCGCGGTGGACGGCGCAGGCAACCGGTCGCCCGACTGGGTGACACTCTTCACCTTCAAATACGACGGCACCGCGCCGGTCACGACAGTGATTGACGATGGGCCTTACACTGCCGATAAGGATCGCCTGCACGTGATCTGGTACGCATCCGATGCGGAGACAGGCATCGTGGAATACCGGTACGCGGTCGGCACTGCGGTCGGGGGCGATGACGTAGTCGCCTGGACCTCTGCCGGAACGGCCGAGGAAGCTGCGATCAGCATCCCGGAGCCCGGACTGCAGGAGGGGCTCACGTACTACGTCTCAGTGATGGCAAAGAACGGGGCCGGCGCCTGGGGTGACGTCGGGTCATCCGACGGCATCCAGCTCTCCGGAGCGTCAATGACTATCTCGGCGGCGAAGGCCCTGGCGGACGGGACACCGGTCACTCTGGCCGGCAAGACCATTTCCGCTGACTTCATGAACAGCTACTATATCCAGGAACTCGACCGGTCTTCCGGAATTCTGGTTATGGGAGCCGGACCGAAGGCCGGATCGCTGGTGACCATCGGCGGTGTCATGGGCGCGAACGCCATGGGTGAACGCGCCATAATGGAACCGGTCACCTCCATCCTCTCGATTCCGGAGTCCGGCTCTGGGCCGGACGGCGTACTGATGCTGTCCAGGAACGTCGGTGGCGGCGATCTCAACGCCTGGACCTTCGGCGTCACGGGCGGAATCGGGCCGAACAACGTCGGCCTGCTGGTGAAGGTCATCGGCAGGGTGTCTGGTCTCGAGGATTATCAGTTCTTCGTGGAAGACGGGTCGTCTGGAGGGCCGATCAAGGTCATCGCATACGGGGTTGACCTCTCTGGTCTCTCAGCGGGAGACACCGTGATCGTCACGGGTATCTCGTCTCTCGAGTACGACGGTTCGGGTCGCAAGGCGCTGATCCGCGTGGCGAGTGCGAGCGGAGTACAGAAGAAGAACTGAGGAATCCGATATCGGTTCGTGGGCTTGGGGCGGGACTCACACTCTCGCCCCAACTTCTGTCTCTCCGTGATGACGGATTTAGCGGTGTGAGACGCCGGCGGATACTCATGCAGACTCACGGCAGGAACACCGCGTTCCGTGGGCGAACCTGTTGACGTGACAGAGGCCGTCGTGCAGTGGAACCTGCCGTCTGGGGCGGTTCCTGCGTGCGCGGCCTGCATTCCGCACGGGAGGTGCGAGCATGTTCTATTATGTGCTTCAGGTCTGCAAGGCGCTCATAGTCATAGGGGCGCTCAACTGGGGTCTGGTGGGATTCTTCGGGTTCGATCTGGTGGAGGCGATCTTCGGCAAGAAGAGCGTGCTGTCCCGGGTCGTGTATGCCCTCGTCGGCCTTGCGGCGCTGGTCCACGTTCTGGCCTACCTAGCATGGAAGCTCAGGTTGTACGGCGCGTGACGCGGCCCGGCGCGCCGTTCTTGCCCGGTCGAAACGCGACGGCTCGGCGCTCCGGCCCGTCAGGCTCTTGTTCTACTGCCCGATAGGGGCCAGGTGAACGACGCCGTCCACGATGTATGCTATCCACTTGCCGTCGGGTGACCAGGACGGCTGGCCCTCGATTTCGGGGGTGTCGGTCAGCCTCTGCACGACCGTGCCGTCGTCGCTGGCGATCCACAGGTCTGATGATGTGATCTCGTGCCCGTCGTCCGTCGTCCTCTCGAAAACGATGTAGGCCCCGTCCGGCGACCAGGCCGGGTTGGAGCCGTTGCCGAGTTCTATCACGTTCGTGGTGTCGCTGCTCGCGATGTAGAGGTTGCCGCTCAACCCGCTGACCGCATAGTCGCCTCTTCCATCGCCGACGGGGTTGAAATACCCGGGTTCACCTTCTACGTCGAGGAGTTTCCTGCGGTTGCCGTTCTCGTCCACGACCCAGAGCAGGTTGTCCGGGTCGGTGTACAGGCTTCCCGCGGAGAGCGCGGCATCGGACTTTCGAGGCTGCGAGACCAGCAGGCCGAGCGCGGTGAACGTGGCCCCGGTGATCCGGCCCATCAGCATCGCTCCGGTGACCGCGGCGGCCTTTGAGAGAGTGCCGTTGCCCCCGGACAGGCTCCGCGAGCGCAGTACCTTGCCGTCCTTGTCAACGGTGACCAGTTCGTCTCCCGAACGATAGGTGATGCCGTCCTTGTCCCACGTCGGAGGGAGCAGATCGTTCAGGGTCGGGGTGATCTCCCGACTCTCCCCGTCGCGCCCGGCGACGTTCAGGCGCATGCCCATTCCCTCCTCGTCCCTCGTGCGGTATGCGATGTTCCGGCCGTCGGGCGACCAGGCGAACTTCCAGCCTGCGAGAGGCGCGTCGGATATCTGGCGCAGATTGCCGTAGACGTCTGCGATGTACAGCCCGCCGTACTTGTCGCCGGCGAGCGCGATGCCCTGTCCGTCCGGAGCCCACTTCGGCGAGGCGTATACTCCCTGCAGGCCGAGCTTCACGCTGTCGCCGAGGGTGAATGCCGCTGCCGTGCTCGGCAGGGCGGCCAGAAAGGCGGCCGCCGAGAGCCAAGTCAATCGCCTGCACGCTCTCATCACTTTTCCTCCTGGAGCGCCGAACCGGGAAGCTTCGGGTTGTAGACCGATGTCATCGTGAACCTCATGCCGACGTCGTGAGCCAGCAGTTCCTGTTCCTTCTTGAACTGCTCCGCGACTTCGGGATGCGTGTCAGCCGGTGCCGCCGCCTCTGAGGCATCAATCCTATTCGCACCCAGGTCCGCGGTTATCTCGACCGTACCGGAAACCCGCGCTATCCTTCCCTCCTCGTATGCGAAGTGCATGTAGAACTCGCCCCTCTCGGTGCCGGACAGGACTCGAGCATCCACTTCGGCGGTAGCCGCGGCATTCGGCTCTCCCTCCGGCGAGTTGCCGGGTTTCAGTTTGAACGGCGTCTCGTAGCTCGTTGTGATCTTGGCGCAGTCCGCCGAATCCAGAACCTCGAAGCCTTCGAGCCGGGACGTTGCCTTTGCCGTGATCGGGTCCTGCCCGGGCAGTTCTATCTTGTACTCGTGTTCCCACGTGTCTCCGGCTTTGAGTTCCTTATCAGGGAAACCGGTCGAAATGAGTTGCGTCAGTGTCTTCGACATCTCCTGCTGACCTTGGGAGTCGGCGGACACGGCGAGCTCCTCCAGGCCGCTCAGCTTGCTGACTTTTCCGGCCTTGTCCATCTCGAATCGCAGGGACGGTATCGTGAGTGTGATCTCGCCGAAGTCGGGCAGGGTGAGCGCTCCCCTTATCATGTGCCATTCCATCGTCCATGGGCCGCCCTCCGGTGACTCGGTCTTGGCGCGCTGGAGGAACGTGAGTTCGCTCCTGGTCTCGAGTTTGGACTTCTCGGTCTGGCCCGCGAGGCGGAAGGAACCCTTGCCGATGATGGTCATGTCGTACCGTTGGTACTCACCGGGTTTGAACTTGTACTCGAGTCGCAGGCTCTCGGGAGGTGATGCTACTGCTCCGCCTTCGTCCGCCGAAGTCTGGGCGTCAACCGCCAGCGCTGCGGACGAGAGGAGCAGGAAGGCTGAGACCACTGTAAGAGAACGGCGGATGCTTGGCATGATCACTCCTGTGCACGTTCCTCTCCGGAGCGCGCGAGACGGGTTGTGCTGGAACGGGTATGGATTGGAGAGGGATACCCGAGTGCCCCGTGCCGTGGGGTATCCCTCTCGGCGAACTCTACTGATACGTTACGACGTCCGAATCGCGTCGCGGTCGAAGCAGCCTGATAAGGTCGGCTCCCGCGGTTTCGACGCTGCTCACGCCGGTGATCCTGACGTACTGGTTGACTGCCGGCGGAGATGCCAGCGTTGTCGTATCTACTTTCACCCCGATGAAGCCGGACCCGTCGTCGAGGTTGGATCCGTCGTCAATGTAGCAGAATCCGGGCTCCGAGTGCGTGACGCGTCCTGCGGTGGAGACCAGAAGCCCGACGTTGTTCGGGCCCTGCGCGCCGGCGAGTCCGGGCGTATAGGTGTTGAGCGATCCGCCTCCGAGATAGCGGTTGCCGAGGAGGATCGAGGCGGGAACTCCCGCCGCGCCGCCGGAGTAGATTGACGCGTCCTGCATGGTCCGCTCGCCCCCGACGGTCGCCATTGTTCCCGCGACGGTCAGCGCGTATCCTTCGCCCGGGCCGACGCCTTCCACCCGCATTCCGGATGATCTGTCGCTCTCCTCGATGTAGAACTCACCCGAGAAGTCGGCTGCGGCCACACCCGTGAGTATGGCGAGAAGCGTACCGTCGGGGAAGCCCTTGGCCTCCGCTATATTCGCAACGGCCTGCACGACCTGAATGCCGTCGGACATGCCGATGGCCCCCTGAAGCCCGAGACCGTTCTCTGCCTTGACGGAGAAGTAATACGTCTGTCCAACGCTCAGGGAGAGGCCGTTCTCCTCGGCCGACTGCGACGCGGCCTGCGTCCAGCCGAGCACATCCGTCGCGCCCGGGTTCGTGCCGATCGCATACCAATACTTAGTGATCCCGGACTCCGAGTCGTCCGCTCCCCACCATGAAGCCCCGAGCCGGGTCTTGGAGGCGCTGTACTTCCCTTCGTCCAGTACGACCGGT containing:
- a CDS encoding DUF378 domain-containing protein, producing MFYYVLQVCKALIVIGALNWGLVGFFGFDLVEAIFGKKSVLSRVVYALVGLAALVHVLAYLAWKLRLYGA
- a CDS encoding PD40 domain-containing protein, with the translated sequence MRACRRLTWLSAAAFLAALPSTAAAFTLGDSVKLGLQGVYASPKWAPDGQGIALAGDKYGGLYIADVYGNLRQISDAPLAGWKFAWSPDGRNIAYRTRDEEGMGMRLNVAGRDGESREITPTLNDLLPPTWDKDGITYRSGDELVTVDKDGKVLRSRSLSGGNGTLSKAAAVTGAMLMGRITGATFTALGLLVSQPRKSDAALSAGSLYTDPDNLLWVVDENGNRRKLLDVEGEPGYFNPVGDGRGDYAVSGLSGNLYIASSDTTNVIELGNGSNPAWSPDGAYIVFERTTDDGHEITSSDLWIASDDGTVVQRLTDTPEIEGQPSWSPDGKWIAYIVDGVVHLAPIGQ